One part of the Thermanaeromonas sp. C210 genome encodes these proteins:
- a CDS encoding sensor histidine kinase: MSTALVTILISYLFGRKLAAPLFKIMDGIKTLSEGEYGKLYPEKGLYKEVYGQLNALSRELQEGELQKRKLDRLREEWIENISHDLKTPLTSIKGYAEILLEDSYRKTSEEKTRYLKVTKEKADYIEQLLKT; this comes from the coding sequence TTGAGCACGGCTCTCGTCACCATCCTCATCAGTTACCTTTTCGGCAGGAAGCTGGCCGCTCCCCTTTTTAAAATCATGGACGGCATCAAAACCCTCTCTGAGGGGGAATACGGAAAACTTTACCCGGAAAAGGGCCTGTACAAAGAAGTGTACGGCCAGCTGAACGCCCTTTCCCGGGAGCTGCAGGAAGGCGAACTTCAAAAAAGAAAACTGGACCGCCTACGGGAAGAGTGGATCGAAAACATATCCCACGACTTGAAGACCCCCCTCACCTCCATAAAGGGATACGCGGAAATCCTGCTGGAGGATTCCTACCGTAAAACTTCCGAAGAAAAGACCCGGTACTTGAAGGTGACAAAGGAAAAAGCCGACTATATAGAACAGCTGCTGAAGACCTGA
- a CDS encoding homocysteine synthase, with translation MKQETYRFATLAVHAGQKPDPVTGARAVPIYQTTSYVFRNADHAAALFALQEDGHIYTRIGNPTTEVFEQRMAALEGGVGALATASGQAAITLAVLNIASSGQEIVSSSSLYGGTYNLFNVTFVRLGIKVRFVDGSDPENFRRAINDRTRAVYVETIGNPKLDVPDLEAVAAVAHEAGIPLIVDNTFATPYLCRPFEHGADIVVHSATKFIGGHGTSIGGIIVDSGKFNWRNGKFPELVDPDPSYHGVSYVDTFGPAAYIVKARTQLLRDFGPTLSPFNAFLFLQGLETLPLRMERHSKNALQIARWLQEHPKVAWVSYPGLPGHPSFAQAQKYLPRGAGAIITFGIRGGKEAGRRFIDNLKLFSLLANVGDAKSLVIHPASTTHQQLTVEEQLASGVTEDLVRLSIGLEDPEDLMADLDQALSRAVV, from the coding sequence ATGAAGCAGGAAACTTATCGCTTTGCTACCCTGGCGGTACACGCCGGCCAAAAGCCCGATCCTGTTACCGGTGCCCGCGCCGTACCCATCTATCAAACGACTTCTTACGTTTTCCGAAATGCCGATCATGCTGCTGCCCTTTTTGCCTTGCAAGAAGACGGACACATTTATACCCGCATAGGCAACCCCACTACAGAGGTTTTTGAGCAAAGGATGGCTGCCCTGGAAGGGGGGGTTGGGGCTCTGGCCACGGCTTCCGGCCAAGCGGCCATAACCCTGGCCGTCCTTAACATTGCTTCCTCGGGGCAAGAGATCGTCTCTTCCAGCAGCCTTTATGGCGGCACTTATAACCTTTTTAATGTTACGTTTGTCCGACTGGGGATCAAGGTCCGCTTTGTTGACGGTAGCGACCCGGAAAATTTTCGGCGGGCTATTAACGACCGGACCCGGGCTGTGTATGTAGAAACTATCGGTAATCCTAAACTGGACGTGCCGGACCTGGAGGCTGTGGCAGCCGTAGCCCACGAGGCGGGGATCCCTTTAATCGTGGATAACACCTTTGCCACCCCTTATCTGTGCCGGCCCTTTGAGCATGGAGCCGATATAGTGGTGCATTCGGCCACCAAGTTCATAGGCGGCCACGGGACCAGCATCGGAGGCATTATCGTTGACTCAGGTAAGTTCAATTGGCGGAACGGGAAGTTCCCCGAACTGGTCGATCCCGATCCCAGTTATCATGGAGTAAGCTACGTGGACACCTTTGGCCCGGCAGCCTATATTGTTAAGGCGCGTACCCAGCTCTTGCGGGATTTCGGGCCCACTTTAAGCCCCTTTAATGCCTTTCTTTTCCTCCAAGGCTTGGAGACCCTGCCCCTGAGAATGGAACGGCACAGCAAGAATGCCCTGCAAATAGCACGCTGGTTGCAGGAGCACCCCAAGGTGGCGTGGGTTAGTTATCCCGGTCTACCCGGGCACCCCAGCTTCGCCCAGGCCCAAAAGTATCTACCCCGGGGAGCCGGGGCCATCATCACCTTTGGCATCCGGGGCGGGAAGGAAGCTGGACGGCGGTTCATCGATAACTTAAAGCTCTTTTCCTTGCTGGCCAACGTAGGAGATGCCAAGTCCCTGGTCATTCACCCGGCCAGTACCACCCACCAGCAGCTTACGGTAGAAGAGCAACTGGCCAGCGGAGTAACAGAAGACCTGGTCCGTTTGTCCATTGGCCTGGAGGACCCGGAAGACCTCATGGCCGACCTGGATCAGGCCTTGTCCCGGGCCGTGGTGTAA
- a CDS encoding sensor histidine kinase: MVLEIKDNGRGIPPEELENLFERYYRGTGTGENPRGSGLGMAIAKRIVEAHKGRILAESEPGKACWWREK, encoded by the coding sequence GTGGTGCTGGAAATAAAGGACAACGGCCGGGGCATCCCGCCCGAAGAGCTGGAAAATCTATTCGAGAGATACTATAGGGGCACCGGCACCGGAGAAAATCCCCGGGGCAGCGGGCTGGGCATGGCCATTGCAAAGAGAATAGTAGAAGCCCATAAGGGCCGGATCCTGGCCGAAAGCGAGCCCGGCAAAGCCTGCTGGTGGCGGGAAAAGTAA
- the metX gene encoding homoserine O-acetyltransferase MetX, producing the protein MPDVGLVKTQYYTFAAPPQELVLECGKKLGPITVAYETYGRLNSAGDNAILVLHALTGSAHVAGWHRIGERKPGWWDPMVGPGRPLDTDRFFVVCSNVLGGCYGTTGPASLNPATGKPYGLDFPLVTIRDMVRVQKALLDHLGVKHLVTAVGGSMGGMQALEWGVLYPDFMSSVIVIAAPGRTSAMNIAFNAVQREAIYNDPAWRGGDYYGTPGPERGLALARMIGTITYKSDESWSFKFARAMNGRPGDLFCLDGRFEVENYLHYQGRKLVERFDANCYLYLTKAMDLHDVGRGFNSYEEALARIKCPCLAIGISSDILFPTYQVKEIAEIINQGGGRAFYWELNSPYGHDAFLIEFAKLGAMLREFLAQIDKRPQEKV; encoded by the coding sequence GTGCCGGATGTTGGGCTGGTGAAGACACAATATTACACCTTTGCCGCCCCCCCTCAGGAACTGGTCCTGGAGTGCGGAAAGAAGCTGGGGCCCATCACTGTGGCTTATGAAACCTACGGTCGGCTTAACTCCGCGGGGGATAACGCCATCTTGGTCCTCCACGCCCTTACCGGAAGCGCCCATGTAGCAGGCTGGCACCGGATAGGTGAGAGGAAACCCGGGTGGTGGGATCCCATGGTGGGCCCTGGCCGCCCCCTGGATACGGATCGCTTCTTCGTTGTTTGTTCTAACGTATTGGGGGGCTGCTACGGAACCACCGGGCCAGCTTCCCTTAATCCGGCTACGGGGAAACCCTACGGTTTGGATTTTCCCCTGGTCACCATCCGGGATATGGTCAGGGTCCAGAAGGCCTTGCTGGACCATTTGGGGGTAAAGCACCTGGTCACCGCCGTAGGCGGCTCCATGGGGGGAATGCAGGCCCTGGAATGGGGAGTCCTTTATCCCGACTTTATGTCTTCGGTCATCGTGATTGCGGCACCGGGTCGTACTTCGGCCATGAACATAGCCTTTAACGCTGTGCAACGGGAGGCCATTTATAACGACCCGGCCTGGCGGGGGGGCGACTACTACGGCACTCCCGGACCGGAGAGGGGCCTGGCCCTGGCCCGCATGATCGGGACCATTACTTATAAAAGCGACGAGTCCTGGTCTTTTAAGTTTGCCCGGGCCATGAACGGCAGGCCAGGCGACCTCTTTTGCCTCGACGGCAGGTTTGAGGTAGAGAACTATCTCCACTACCAGGGCCGCAAGCTGGTAGAACGATTCGACGCTAACTGTTATCTTTACTTAACCAAGGCCATGGATCTCCACGACGTGGGCAGGGGCTTTAACTCCTATGAGGAAGCCCTGGCGCGCATCAAATGCCCGTGTTTGGCCATCGGCATCTCCAGTGATATCCTCTTTCCGACCTATCAGGTAAAGGAGATTGCCGAGATCATTAATCAAGGGGGCGGACGGGCTTTTTACTGGGAATTGAATTCGCCGTATGGCCATGATGCCTTTCTTATCGAGTTTGCCAAGCTGGGGGCCATGCTTAGAGAGTTTTTGGCCCAAATCGATAAGCGTCCCCAGGAGAAGGTTTAA